A section of the Triticum dicoccoides isolate Atlit2015 ecotype Zavitan chromosome 7A, WEW_v2.0, whole genome shotgun sequence genome encodes:
- the LOC119328790 gene encoding uncharacterized protein LOC119328790 produces the protein MEDAEEVQIWAPILADPLDWPPSSVTIPLPSQVEEYCSYVYGVDGMGISKFAPEPKDDLGDLIVKQNWWHRLRGPRKRRIFPWGSGGMNFHRRKNNEHWTHEEVKKLVKGVKTYGAGRWTMVKNRYFSSSIRDPAHLKDKWRNLLRACGVPCSSQRKEKAQKTMFRPLDTELIQQIQELAIDSASTSKMKKHRGKGTTS, from the exons ATGGAGGACGCGGAAGAAGTGCAGATTTGGGCGCCGATTCTTGCTGACCCGCTCGATTGGCCTCCATCTTCAGTTACCATCCCTCTTCCAAGTCAG GTGGAAGAATATTGCAGTTATGTGTATGGCGTCGATGGCATGGGAATCAGCAAATTTGCACCAGAGCCCAAAGATGATTTGGGAG ACCTCATAGTAAAGCAAAATTGGTGGCATCGCCTTCGAGGTCCTCGCAAGAGGAGGATATTTCCTTGGGGAAGCGGGGGCATGAATTTTCACCGTCGAAAGAACAATGAGCATTGGACACATGAAGAAGTGAAGAAGCTGGTTAAGGGTGTCAAGACATATGGTGCCGGGCGATGGACTATGGTGAAGAATCGTTACTTCTCATCATCGATTCGAGACCCAGCACATCTCAAG GACAAATGGAGGAATCTTCTGAGAGCTTGTGGGGTCCCGTGCAGCTCTCAAAGGAAG GAAAAGGCACAAAAGACTATGTTCCGGCCCTTAGATACAGAGTTGATCCAACAGATCCAAGAGTTGGCCATCGATTCAGCCTCCACATCAAAAATGAAGAAACACCGTGGGAAAGGAACAACTAGCTGA